One stretch of Anomalospiza imberbis isolate Cuckoo-Finch-1a 21T00152 unplaced genomic scaffold, ASM3175350v1 scaffold_287, whole genome shotgun sequence DNA includes these proteins:
- the LOC137466565 gene encoding protein maestro-like: MLAYGDMLESKVRPLYKSLSLLRYPKMEMVPLVLRALETLSESAETAKKMKGLLPEMLKFLEHWSWDISVMALDTFHNLLGQLKRKEASSMAVNVVHKLWCLFDATEDCVRERSISLFGELLGKTVWRDKKAMRRNSWKALVQLVLHMNDQVPSVAKASKKAVLAVAELLNWKELKQLVQTEQMWKMGECLLAKDSSRAEQFVQDSKPYLLNPQAPIREAALRLIGLRTMKARERDPSIRSLADQTSLILKSLKERQKSGFPLRTLCCWCC; the protein is encoded by the exons ATGCTGGCCTACGGTGACATGCTGGAGAGCAAAGTAAGGCCACTCTACAAAAGCCTGAGCCTTCTTAGGTATCCAAAGATGGAAATGGTGCCTCTGgtgctcagggctctggagacGCTGTCGGAGAGCGCCGAGACG GCAAAAAAAATGAAGGGCCTCCTGCCCGAGATGCTGAAATTCCTGGAGCATTGGTCCTGGGACATTTCAGTGATGGCCCTGGACACCTTCCACAACTTGCTGGGACAGCTGAAGAGGAAAGAGGCCAGCAGCATGGCTGTGAACGTGGTGCACAAGCTCTGGTGTCTCTTTGATGCG ACGGAAGACTGTGTGCGGGAGCGCTCCATCTCCCTCTTTGGAGAGCTCCTGGGCAAAACGGTGTGGAGGGACAAGAAGGCCATGAGGAGAAACTCATGGAAGGCCCTGGTCCAGCTTGTTCTTCACATGAATGACCAGGTCCCCAGCGTGGCCAAG GCCTCCAAGAAAGCCGTCCTGGCTGTAGCAGAGCTCCTCAACTGGAAAGAGCTCAAGCAGTTGGTGCAGACAGAGCAGATGTGGAAGATGGGCGAGTGCTTG CTGGccaaggacagcagcagggctgaacAGTTCGTGCAGGACAGCAAGCCGTACCTGCTGAACCCTCAGGCCCCCATACGAGAGGCGGCCCTCAGGTTAATTG GACTCAGAACCATGAAAGCAAGAGAGAGGGATCCCTCCATCCGCTCCCTGGCGGATCAGACCAGCTTGATCCTGAAGTCTCTAAAGGAGCGGCAAAAATCGGGATTCCCCCTGCGCAcgctgtgctgctggtgctgctga